A region of the Vibrio rumoiensis genome:
ATGTTCATTGATGGGTTACCAATAAATTGCGCGACAAACTCGTTAGCTGGGTGACGGAACACTTCCTCTGGGGTACCCACTTGCTCGATATAACCATCTTTTAAGATCACCACACGGTTGGCTAATGTCATGGCTTCTATCTGGTCATGAGTCACGTAGATGGTGGTGGTTTTAAGCGTACGGTGTAAGGTTTTAATCTCATCACGCATGGTGCCACGTAGCTTAGCATCTAGGTTCGATAGTGGTTCATCAAACAAGAAGACTTTGGGAGTGCGAACCATCGCGCGGCCCATTGCCACTCGTTGTCTTTGACCACCAGACAATTCTTTTGGTTTACGGTCAAGCAATGGTTCAAGCTCCAGCATCTTAGCGGCTTTACGTACTTCCGCATCAATGTCAGGCTTTTTCATGCCTTTTAATTTCAAAGCAAAAGCAATGTTCTCATACACCGTCATATGTGGGTAAAGCGCGTAACTTTGGAATACCATCGCAAGATCACGCTCTTTGGCATCCACGTTATTAACCACTCGGTCACCTACGATCACATCGCCAGAAGTAATGTCTTCTAAACCCGCTAACATACGTAAAATGGTTGATTTACCACAGCCGGATGGCCCGAGTAAAACTAAGAATTCACCATCTTCTACTTTTAAATCGAACTGCTTGACGACTTCAACATCGCCAAACGATTTTTTTAAGTTTTTAAATTCAACTTGTGCCATATCGGTATCCTTACTGATGAACAATGGTTCATCGAAATATAATTACTTATCCTTTGACCGCGCCGGATGTGAGGCCGCTGATCATTTGACGAGATGCAAACAGATAGAATGTTGCAATAGGGAGAATCGAAATAAAAGTGCCTAACATTACTGCGCCCCAAGGGGTATTGGGCAGGTTTTGAACCGAACGAAGCGCGAGTGTGACTACGTAGTTTTCCGTTGAATTCAGTACCACTAATGGCGTTAAGAAGTTATTCCAGAAGAAAACAAACTGTACGATGGCCAGTGTTGCTAACGCTGGTTTAAGCAGTGGTAATACGACGCTCCAATAAGTGCGGAATTCACCAGCACCATCGAGTTTGGCCGCTTCCAATAGCTCTCGTGGAACGGATGCCACGATGTGTTGGCGCATTAAGAAGATCCCAAATGGTGTCGCGGTGAAGGGTAGCCACACCGCAACAGTATTATCCAATAGCCCCAAAAATTGCACGGTAAGGTAATAAGGAATAATACTCAGTACTGGTGGGATCATCATCGAACCGACTAATAGCCCAAAAAGTAAATTTTTGCCTTTAAACTTATACACCGCAAAGGCATAGCCACCCATACTGCAAAACAATAGGGAAATGGTGGTGCCTAAGAAGGCCACTTGCATACTGTTAAACATAGCTTGCCAGAAAGGCATGATTTCTAGCAGTTTTTGATAGTTATAAGCTAAGCTATCGCCAATCGCGAAACTTAAACTGACACCAAAAATTTCACTTCTATCGCGTGTTGATAAAAGCGCTGACCATAAGAAAGGGAAAACCGTCATGATGGCCGAAACGATTAATATCAGAGTAATGATGCCTAAAATAACTTTAGTGGCAATTTGTCCCCAACGGATACTCGGCTTGGTTTCTGTCATATTCATAATGTTCTCTTGCATGTTAGTTAGCCTCCAAACCTTTCTTACCAAAGAAGAAAAATTGCAATGCTGTCATGGCTGCGATTAATGCAAATAACAACCAGGAAATAGCAGAAGCCGTCCCCATTTCAAGCCATTCCCAACCGACTTTGTATAAATACATCGAGATGGTTAAGCCTGCTTGTCCAGTGCCTCCCGTACCACGCGTTAACACGAAAGGTTCCTCGAATAATTGCAAGTTGCCGATAATGGTTAAGGTGACAGCAAAGAAGATGAATGGGCGGATCATAGGCAAAGAAATGTGCCAGAAACGACGTAGAGCGTTAGCGCCGTCCATACGAGCCGCTTCTAAGATATCTTTTGGAATCGTCATTAAGCCGGTGGTGTAAAGCACAATATTAAAACCGGTGTATTTCCAGAACACCACAAAGGCGATGGACGGTTTAATTAAGCTGGAATTTTCTAACCAACGAATCGGTTGAAAATCTAAAGCCCAAGAAAATGCCCAGCTTGTCCAAGGGTTATGAGCGAGAGAGATTAAGGCTTGATTGATAATGCCGGAATTTGGCGAATACATGTTAAAGAAAATCAGTGATACCGCCACGGTCGAAGTGATGTAAGGCAAAAAATAAGCGGAAGTTAACCAGTGGCGTACACGGTCAGAAAATGACACTAAAATGTAGGCGACTGGAATAGCGACTAAATGCTGCATTACACCAGAGGTTAGTGCTAACCAGACAGTGTTTTTTAAGGATCGCCATAACCAAGGGTCGGTAAGTGCAATGTGGTAATTTTCTGTGCCGACATACTTCATCGCAGAAAGGCCTTCAACCGGATTCCAAGCATGAAAACTTAAATAAACGGAAAAGAGCAATGGGAATAAACCAAACACACTAAATAACACCAAAAAAGGCATTAAAAAGCTATATGGTGTTAGTTGCCGCCAATTGAAAATGGGTGCGGAAGGTGGCACTAAAGGCGGATTTTTCACTTGTTTAATTTGAGACATAGTGATGGGTACTCTTGTTGAAAGTCGATAGCAATCTTACTCAGTCATACCAATCTAAACTTTGTTAGAGATAAAGTAGCCAACAGCACAGAATTAATCCCTGGTAGGCACCCTGAGTGTTGGCTGAGTGAGCTAAGATAAATAACTTTTACAAATTGCGAGTGCGTCGCTCGATCATGCGTTGTGCATCAGCTAAGGCTTGCTTGACGTCTTTGCCTTCATCTAAAACTTGCATCAATGCATTTTCTAAGATGATTGAACGTGCAATAGAGTCACCTTTTGATGGCACAATTGGCTTAATTTTTTTGGTGATCTCAGCAAAGAGTAAACGCGCTTTCTGCCCATCTAAGAACGGGACTGGTTCTGAAAACATTGGGTCATCATAAGTCGTCACATTGGCTGGGAAAGCACCAATAGTAGAGAAGTGTTTAAGCTGAATATCACGCTTGGTCGTCATATACTTGATCAATTCCCAAGCCGCGTCTTGATGCTTACTTTGTTTTGGAATTGATAAGAAAGAGCCGCCCCAGCTACCGTAAATACCATCAGGCAGTTTAGATACCCCCCATTTTCCTGCTGTTTTCGGTGCGATCCAGTTTTGGAGATGTCCTAGTAACCAAGCCCCAGAAAGCTGTGTGGCAAAGGTGCCATTACGGAACCCTTCGTACCACTCGTTACTCCATGAGGTGATACGAGCATCTAACCCTTTATCACGAATTTCTTTGGCGACAGTGAATGCTTTGACAAAGCGTGGGCTAGTGACCAAAGGTTTACCATGATTATCAAAATATAAGCCTTCATTCTCTCCGACAGTGGTGTAAATGATCGTTTGAGCGACATCGGCCGCTGAGGCAATTAGATAGGTGCCTTGTTTCTTAAGATCCTCACCATAGGAAATGTAAGAATCCCAATCAGAGATAACATTATCAATGTTGTCACCAGTTTGTTTTAACAGATCACGACGGTAATACATCACACCAGGGCCGAGATCGACCGGGATACCATAGACATCGCCTTTAGGGTCTTGTCCTTGTGCCCATGCATAAGGGGCAAAATCTTTTTTGTATTGCTCGGCATTGTATTTTTCAGATAGATTGACCAGCCCACCTGATGAAACAAAGTCACCTACTTTTTCGACGTCGATCACCACAACATCACCGGCCCCAGAGTTAGTGGCTAAGTTGGTCAATAGTTTTTTATGATGGTCTTCGTGGTTGTTCATCAAGTAGTCAACATGAATACCGGTTTGCTTCTCAAAATCCGGTAAGATCACTTTCAAACTACTATCAAAATCAGGGAAACCATCAAAGCGAATTTTTTCTTCAGCCTGTACTGAACCGATAGCGGCAGCACTGACCATGGCAGCAAGCGTAATAGACTTCAATTTCATCATTATTTCGTCCTTAAAAATGTTATTGGATGTATGGCTTTTTTATAGAGGTGCAAGCGCCATAGTAGATTCACGAACGACGAGCGTTGGCGTGAACTTAAATTGCACATCGAGTTTTTTCTTATTGATCTTTTGTAAAAGCAGGTGCACTGCTTCGACACTCATTTTTTCAATAGGGTAGTGAATGGTTGATAGGGCTGGCGTGACATATTGGCTGAAAATAATGTTGTCAAAACCCATCACTGAGATTGGCTCTTTTTGAGGAGAATCCAGCTCATTTAATGTTTCGATTGCCCCAATGGCCATTAAATCGTTACAGCAAAAAACCGCTGAAAAATCGAGTTTACGGTTGAGCAGTTTCTCCATCGCTTTTGCTCCCGTTAACTCGGTAAATCCTGCCTCCACCACTAGCCTTGAGTCGTAAGCGATATTGGCCTCTTCTAAAACGGTGCGATAGCCCTGCAAACGAGCACGCGCATCCGGTTTGGATAACGGACCAGTAATACACGCGATTCGGCGGTGGCCTAATTCGATTAGGTGCTTGGTCGCTGACTTGCCGCCCAGTTCATCATCCATTTCAATACAACTGTTATGAAGCTCAGGAATAAAGCGACTTAATACCACCATTGGTAATTTTTGTTTGGATATTTCAATGAGATAATCATCAGACAAATAAGAGGTATACAACAGCAAAGCGTCAACTCGTCGGCTGAATAAAAACTCGACCGCGGTTTGTTCACTTTGTTCGCTTTGACCGCCAGCGGTCACCAATAGTTGATAGCCTAGTGGGCGTAATGTTTCTTCGATGGTACTCATTATGTTGCCATAGTAAGGACCTGCCAGTTCTGGTATCACTAATCCGATACAACCGGAGCGATTGAGTGCAGCGGAATGAGAAATGGATTGTGGACGATAATCTAATTCCTGAATGGCTTTCTCAACGCGAAGTTTCTTGTCATGGCTGACTCGGCTGCTTCCGTTGATCACGCGCGAAACGGTTGCTTGAGATACACCAGAAAGTTCAGAAACTTGTTTGATCGTTGCCATGCTACATCCTTTAGTCTTTATTCTTATTTTAAGTTTCCACTTAGTGAAAGCGGTTTCCATTTGTATGGATATTAGGTGGTAAATAGCGATAAAGACGAGTGGTTACTTTCCTATTTGTTGTTTTTGAGAAACTAAATTTCTAAAGATTGAAAAATGAAACAAAAACACCACGTTTCATGAAATATTTCAGCTTTGTTTCATGACGGTCATAACGAAACAATAACCGTCATCAAAAAAAGCCTTTCTGAACAAACTGGCCTGTTACTCAGAAAGGTATGAAAAAATTCATATATAAAGGATTAATACAGTGGGGAATCATGGTGAATCATCCCCACATGCAAGGCTTAACATGGATTATTGCTTACCACCATGCTTCAAACATTGCCCCTACCGTTAGCGCATCAGAAGTACCTTGTTCAGCACCTGAACCTGTTGCGTAATCAGTATCTAGTTGACCATAAGTCGCGTAGAAGCGAAGCATCGGGCGAGAGTACATAAAGCTACCTAAGCCGATGTTTTGTGAAAGGGTTGCTTTCCAAGATGAGTTAGTACCTTTATCTGAATCATCAAAGTCTACTTGGTCATAACCTAATTCTAACCAAGTACTCATGCGGTCATTCCAGCGATATCCAGGGCGAATAACCGCCTGACTCCACATTTCGTCACCGTGAGCGTTAGTGGATAAATCATTGTCTTCAAAGCTTAATGCGTATTCCATTAATACGTTTTCAGTGAAATCAATCGCACCGTAAGCGAAGACACCTAGTGAACCGCCCTCGTCAGCTGGGTTACCCCATAAGATGCCATTGCGCACACCATCACTGTAGCGAACCGCGGTTTCGTTCCAACCATTTGACCAGCTGATGCGGTGAATCGCAGCAACTTGGTATGCGTTGTTATCATCGACTTTGCTGGTGATTCCAGTATCCGCATCGGTTGATGAACCATTGCCAAACCCGTAGTTAAAGTGGAAACGTAAGCTTTGAGAATCAGTAAGATTGATGTCGTGTAGTTTGGTGACAACTGCATAACGACCATTGCGGCCTTTATCACCTGCTACAACAGAGAAGTCTAATTTTGCAAAGCTAAGGTCTAAGTTATCAACACCGGTACCGGTACCATCATTCATTAGGTAGAAATAATCGTTCACACCAATTTGTTCACGTCCGTTAAAGCGTTGACCTGCCCAAATATAAGCATCGGGTTGGGTTGCAAAGATACCTTTACCGCCCGCATAAGCCTGAGAAATCCCCGTTGGATTGCCGTCATAACCATCGTCAAGCATGACCGCAACATCCCATTGCATATCATCTTGTTGGAACATTTTTTGTAACTTGAACTCAAAACCATTGCCTTCGTTGCCTAAACGACCGGTGGCTTGATACTGGCTGTTTGCAGTCTTAATGACGTTAATCCCATTTTTCATCGCGCCGTCGTATAGCGCGTCGTCGGCAGAGTAACCCGCACCGTAACGGGCATAACCTGTAAATAGGAAGTCATCGTCAGCCTGTGCGGCAAGTGGTAATAGCGTGGTGGCAGCAGCAAGCGCCAATGTTAGTGTTGATAATTTCATATAATTTCCCTTTATGTACACTAATGAAAAGTGTTTGTTATTTTTGTTTGTGTTTACCTAAATGCTGAGCAAAGTATATGAAGTGAAAGGTTTGAAATTATTGAATAGAATCACACCAACTTATTATTGGGTATGGTTATGAAATTGGTCTTTAGGCCGGGTAGTGTTATTAAGATCACAGTAAAATAAAGCGGCTTCGTAAAAAATGCATTGCTTATCACGAATTTAAATTCAAATACTCGTCTTTTAGTCTCATGAAAGTTTTGGATAATATCTGACAGTTTCATGAATCAAGTGGTTATTCGTGAGTTTTATCACGTTATTTTTTGAATAGTTATGTGTAGCTCGAATGGTTGCTTGTGAAATATTTCATTATTATGAAATGTTTCACGTGGTGGGAATTGTTTTATGGATTAATAATAAGGTTAAGTTGCAAGTTAGTTTAAAACATCGCAATCTAAGCTTTAATAAGAAAGACATATTTTATAAGAATAATTATTTATCGAAAGGAACATAGATGAAAAAAATACTCACATTAAGCGTATTATTAGCGCTAGCTGGCTGTGCGGATAAAGATGGCAATATATTCAACCCAAATTTATTTGGTTCAGATAAAGTGGCTACGACAGCGGAAGAAGTGAAACAAGTCGCCGATCTTCAGTCTGTCGCCATCACGACGGATTCTTTTTCAGACATTGAGGCCACTTATTTAGCATCGAATAAAACCCTGCCTTTTAGCTTGTCTCAGAAAGATGCAGTGATGCAGCTTGATTCAGGAAAAACCTTTGTCAAAGTGTTTGCTTTACCACAGTTAGAATTTGATCAAGGGATTCATATTACCAGTGAAGCCAGAGAAACCGTAGTTGTGCCGTATTTACAATTTCTTGATGGTCAATTTAAACCGGTAGGAGATGAGGTAAAAGCGACATACTTGACCAAATATGACCAATTTGATCTCGTAGCACCGGTGAGCGATATGTCGAAAGTCATTCGTTATGTCGCGGTATATAGCCATCAAGATGACTATGGTAAGCAAACTCAGTTATATGATGCAGAGCAAGCTTACAATAAATCGGTTGGGGTTGATCAACCGGCTAAACCTTGGCTAAAAACAACGCATGCTCCTGTTGGTAATTTGACGATTAAATTAGAGCGTATTACTGACCAATAAAAAATGACATTATATGGATACAAGAAAGCCACGATAATAAATTAACTATCGTGGCTTTTTTATGAAATGGAGTTATTTTAACTCTTTAACTCTTTAACTCTTTAACTCTTTAACTCTTTAACTCTTTAACTCTTGACGTTGTAAGTAGTGGTATAAAGCCCCAATTAAATTAGCATCATTACCCGCTTCACACACACTCAATTGTGGTCGAACGCTAGAGTAAGGATTTTCAGAAAATATTTGATCGAGCTTTTCTTCTATACGTTCTAATAAATCAGGACGACTACTGATGGCACCACCAATAATGATACGGTTGGGATCAACGCAATATTGCACATTATAAACCGCATAAGCGAGCATTTGATACCACTTGTCAATAATGGCTTGTATTCGTTCGTCGCCCATTTCGGCCAGTTCGAATACCTTTTTACCATTCAATTGGTCTTCGGGTAGACCCAATAACTTCGCGGTGTTTTGTATTAATGAGCGGGTTGCCGCACAACCACTGATATTGACCGGTTTTCCTTCATCGTCTACCCCAACAAACATATAGCCAAATTCTGCGCCATGCAGATGTTTGCCGTGATGGACTTTGCCGTTAATAACGGTCGAGCCACCAACGCCCGTTCCGATCACCAATAAGCAAAAGTCATCATCAAGTTTTGAATGCCATAATTCTGCTAAAGCGGCGCAGTTGGCATCATTTTCAATTTCACAATGAAGTTGATAGCGGTCTTGAAATTCTTGGCGATAATTAGGCCCGTGTAAATAACGCAGAGCGCTATGGCCATAAATAATACTCGATTCACAATCAACAGAGCCCGGGGCACTAATAGCAAGGCCTGACACTTGATACTGACGCGCGATTGGTAATAATTGTTGCTCAAATTGTTGCCAAAAATCTTCGATGTTAGTTGTTGGGCTAGGGTAACTGCCTTTTGATATGATGTTGCCGTTTGGGGTCATTATGCCGTATTTGACGGCGCTACCACCGATATCTAACGCTAAATAATGTTGTTCACTCATAATACAACCTTATTCCATGAGCAATGGATAGAAAAGGTTTACTCAACAAGACTCTCACAAAGTGAGCTGAGAAAGCAGTGGTAGAGAGTCGGAGCATTACTACTGTCAAGTAAACCAAATTTGTTATTGTTTGGTTAGAAACAAATTAACAAATCAACCCAAAAGACAAACGGATTTTTGATTGAAAATGGTTGTATTGATCGTGGCAATACTCATATATCGGTGAATACTCACATTTTGTTGGTGAAACTTGCTATGAAATAGATTGGGTTTCTTGGCGAATCATCTGCTTTTCATGAACTTTGAAAAAAGGGCGATACAACATCCATGAATTAAACATCGCAAATAAAACCATTAATAAATTATTGAAGCTGCCATTGGCAGATAAATAAGCCCCAATAGGTGCCGGCATAGACCAAGGAAGCATGGAGATAAATGGATCTAGCACACCTAGTTGGGTTAAGTGCCAAGCAATGAC
Encoded here:
- a CDS encoding ROK family protein, translating into MSEQHYLALDIGGSAVKYGIMTPNGNIISKGSYPSPTTNIEDFWQQFEQQLLPIARQYQVSGLAISAPGSVDCESSIIYGHSALRYLHGPNYRQEFQDRYQLHCEIENDANCAALAELWHSKLDDDFCLLVIGTGVGGSTVINGKVHHGKHLHGAEFGYMFVGVDDEGKPVNISGCAATRSLIQNTAKLLGLPEDQLNGKKVFELAEMGDERIQAIIDKWYQMLAYAVYNVQYCVDPNRIIIGGAISSRPDLLERIEEKLDQIFSENPYSSVRPQLSVCEAGNDANLIGALYHYLQRQELKS
- a CDS encoding carbohydrate porin, translated to MKLSTLTLALAAATTLLPLAAQADDDFLFTGYARYGAGYSADDALYDGAMKNGINVIKTANSQYQATGRLGNEGNGFEFKLQKMFQQDDMQWDVAVMLDDGYDGNPTGISQAYAGGKGIFATQPDAYIWAGQRFNGREQIGVNDYFYLMNDGTGTGVDNLDLSFAKLDFSVVAGDKGRNGRYAVVTKLHDINLTDSQSLRFHFNYGFGNGSSTDADTGITSKVDDNNAYQVAAIHRISWSNGWNETAVRYSDGVRNGILWGNPADEGGSLGVFAYGAIDFTENVLMEYALSFEDNDLSTNAHGDEMWSQAVIRPGYRWNDRMSTWLELGYDQVDFDDSDKGTNSSWKATLSQNIGLGSFMYSRPMLRFYATYGQLDTDYATGSGAEQGTSDALTVGAMFEAWW
- a CDS encoding MalM family protein yields the protein MKKILTLSVLLALAGCADKDGNIFNPNLFGSDKVATTAEEVKQVADLQSVAITTDSFSDIEATYLASNKTLPFSLSQKDAVMQLDSGKTFVKVFALPQLEFDQGIHITSEARETVVVPYLQFLDGQFKPVGDEVKATYLTKYDQFDLVAPVSDMSKVIRYVAVYSHQDDYGKQTQLYDAEQAYNKSVGVDQPAKPWLKTTHAPVGNLTIKLERITDQ
- a CDS encoding carbohydrate ABC transporter permease, producing MQENIMNMTETKPSIRWGQIATKVILGIITLILIVSAIMTVFPFLWSALLSTRDRSEIFGVSLSFAIGDSLAYNYQKLLEIMPFWQAMFNSMQVAFLGTTISLLFCSMGGYAFAVYKFKGKNLLFGLLVGSMMIPPVLSIIPYYLTVQFLGLLDNTVAVWLPFTATPFGIFLMRQHIVASVPRELLEAAKLDGAGEFRTYWSVVLPLLKPALATLAIVQFVFFWNNFLTPLVVLNSTENYVVTLALRSVQNLPNTPWGAVMLGTFISILPIATFYLFASRQMISGLTSGAVKG
- a CDS encoding ABC transporter substrate-binding protein, which gives rise to MKLKSITLAAMVSAAAIGSVQAEEKIRFDGFPDFDSSLKVILPDFEKQTGIHVDYLMNNHEDHHKKLLTNLATNSGAGDVVVIDVEKVGDFVSSGGLVNLSEKYNAEQYKKDFAPYAWAQGQDPKGDVYGIPVDLGPGVMYYRRDLLKQTGDNIDNVISDWDSYISYGEDLKKQGTYLIASAADVAQTIIYTTVGENEGLYFDNHGKPLVTSPRFVKAFTVAKEIRDKGLDARITSWSNEWYEGFRNGTFATQLSGAWLLGHLQNWIAPKTAGKWGVSKLPDGIYGSWGGSFLSIPKQSKHQDAAWELIKYMTTKRDIQLKHFSTIGAFPANVTTYDDPMFSEPVPFLDGQKARLLFAEITKKIKPIVPSKGDSIARSIILENALMQVLDEGKDVKQALADAQRMIERRTRNL
- a CDS encoding carbohydrate ABC transporter permease; the encoded protein is MSQIKQVKNPPLVPPSAPIFNWRQLTPYSFLMPFLVLFSVFGLFPLLFSVYLSFHAWNPVEGLSAMKYVGTENYHIALTDPWLWRSLKNTVWLALTSGVMQHLVAIPVAYILVSFSDRVRHWLTSAYFLPYITSTVAVSLIFFNMYSPNSGIINQALISLAHNPWTSWAFSWALDFQPIRWLENSSLIKPSIAFVVFWKYTGFNIVLYTTGLMTIPKDILEAARMDGANALRRFWHISLPMIRPFIFFAVTLTIIGNLQLFEEPFVLTRGTGGTGQAGLTISMYLYKVGWEWLEMGTASAISWLLFALIAAMTALQFFFFGKKGLEAN
- a CDS encoding ABC transporter ATP-binding protein; the protein is MAQVEFKNLKKSFGDVEVVKQFDLKVEDGEFLVLLGPSGCGKSTILRMLAGLEDITSGDVIVGDRVVNNVDAKERDLAMVFQSYALYPHMTVYENIAFALKLKGMKKPDIDAEVRKAAKMLELEPLLDRKPKELSGGQRQRVAMGRAMVRTPKVFLFDEPLSNLDAKLRGTMRDEIKTLHRTLKTTTIYVTHDQIEAMTLANRVVILKDGYIEQVGTPEEVFRHPANEFVAQFIGNPSMNMLDGKIELHGDQYIVDLGKETLTVPSRFHDKIRSGQAVRVGIRPTDIYLRSNHIEHDQVQSFTVNIKDKELLGANMLLKTQVGEQPLLVEASIVDIDNSAITDIVWDLNELHLFDNESGQSLASF
- a CDS encoding LacI family DNA-binding transcriptional regulator; this translates as MATIKQVSELSGVSQATVSRVINGSSRVSHDKKLRVEKAIQELDYRPQSISHSAALNRSGCIGLVIPELAGPYYGNIMSTIEETLRPLGYQLLVTAGGQSEQSEQTAVEFLFSRRVDALLLYTSYLSDDYLIEISKQKLPMVVLSRFIPELHNSCIEMDDELGGKSATKHLIELGHRRIACITGPLSKPDARARLQGYRTVLEEANIAYDSRLVVEAGFTELTGAKAMEKLLNRKLDFSAVFCCNDLMAIGAIETLNELDSPQKEPISVMGFDNIIFSQYVTPALSTIHYPIEKMSVEAVHLLLQKINKKKLDVQFKFTPTLVVRESTMALAPL